One genomic segment of Brassica napus cultivar Da-Ae chromosome A3, Da-Ae, whole genome shotgun sequence includes these proteins:
- the LOC111214288 gene encoding proline-rich receptor-like protein kinase PERK5 has product MAGENNADSSLYQVLVEWCQRMETSQARLREDVDDLLNQEERRIGIEAAPEADDDVEEAEEAWDSPSATWERAVSGFYFADSAYRTLMDSMGHAIHVTSAGSGEITFWSRSAENLYHWYAEEVVGYRTIDVLVTEEYRNCLTSIRSRVCRGETWTGQFPFQKKTGELFMALVTKSPIYEDGELVGVVTVSSDATLFNRMHPLSSEHHQQAFGTRPESNLRKHQWHLPRPQIAEVPQNLPAVPQITSAVSNLASKLLPQRNGDDSFNANQSSRSRDENVPVVPSTTFEKYGSMADKFLGKLQRKITGKEDNESILGSGINKMAGGSGSVSKASNAVSCTTFRDNGNGKLKKAETRFSDVYGSGARGLSEERHIVPPTRDRFQLIGNLSQKKPPKGPECGLVSGRGTRMSDLNGEIEDAWTARPSADPFPGLEVSLGRQQSPSSQINNGFVTDSSCEIRWEDLQLGEEVGRGSFAAVHRGVWNGSDVAIKVYFEGDHNAMTWTECKKEINIMKKLRHPNVLLFMGAVCSEEKSAIVMEYLPRGSLFKILHSSNQPLDKKRRLRMALDVARGMNYLHRRNPPIVHRDLKSSNLLVDRNWNVKVGDFGLSKWKNATFLSTRSGKGTPQWMAPEVLRSEPSNEKCDVFSFGVILWELMTTLIPWDRLNSIQVVGVVGFMDRRLDLPEGLNPRIASIIQDCWQTDPAKRPSFEEIISRMMGLFRKAGSSAQEEED; this is encoded by the exons TGGAGGAGGCGGAGGAGGCTTGGGATAGTCCGTCGGCGACGTGGGAGAGAGCGGTCTCGGGGTTTTACTTCGCCGATAGCGCGTACCGGACTCTGATGGATTCGATGGGTCACGCGATTCACGTGACGTCCGCTGGCTCCGGAGAGATTACATTCTG GAGTCGTTCAGCTGAGAATCTATACCACTGGTATGCGGAGGAAGTTGTTGGATACAGAACGATTGATGTGCTTGTAACGGAGGAGTATCGTAACTGCCTTACGAGTATCCGGAGCAGGGTGTGCCGTGGGGAGACTTGGACTGGTCAGTTTCCGTTTCAGAAGAAAACAGGAGAGCTATTCATGGCGCTGGTGACTAAAAGTCCGATTTACGAAGACGGGGAGCTTGTTGGTGTTGTTACTGTCTCAAGCGACGCGACGCTTTTCAATAGGATGCATCCGTTGAGTAGCGAGCATCATCAGCAAGCGTTTGGTACTAGACCTGAGTCTAACTTGAGGAAGCACCAGTGGCACCTCCCGAGGCCTCAGATAGCTGAAGTGCCACAGAATCTTCCAGCTGTCCCGCAGATTACATCAGCTGTTTCAAACCTG GCGTCAAAGCTTCTACCACAGAGAAATGGAGATGATTCGTTTAATGCAAATCAGAGTTCTAGGAGCAGAGATGAAAATGTTCCGGTTGTTCCCTCCACAACTTTTGAAAAGTATGGTTCAATG GCGGATAAGTTTTTGGGGAAGCTGCAAAGGAAGATTACTGGCAAAGAAGATAACGAGTCTAtcttaggaagtggaataaacaAGATGGCCGGTGGCAGTGGATCTGTTTCTAAGGCTTCTAATGCAGTTAGCTGCACGACTTTCAGAGACAATGGCAATGGAAAGCTGAAAAAGGCTGAAACTAGATTCTCGGATGTTTATGGGAGTGGAGCTCGAGGTTTGAGCGAAGAGAGACATATAGTACCGCCTACTAGAGACCGATTCCAGTTAATTGGGAATCTGAGTCAAAAGAAACCACCCAAAGGACCAGAGTGTGGTTTGGTTTCTGGCAGGGGAACTAGAATGTCGGACTTAAACGGTGAGATAGAAGATGCTTGGACGGCTCGGCCTAGTGCTGATCCCTTTCCAGGCCTTGAAGTCAGCCTCGGTAGGCAACAAAGTCCATCGAGCCAAATTAATAATGGATTTGTTACCGATTCCTCGTGTGAGATACGGTGGGAAGATCTTCAACTTGGGGAAGAAGTTGGTCGAG GTTCATTTGCTGCTGTTCATCGAGGAGTTTGGAATGGATCG GATGTTGCTATTAAGGTTTACTTTGAGGGTGATCACAACGCGATGACTTGGACGGAGTGCAAAAAGGAG ATCAACATTATGAAGAAATTAAGACATCCGAATGTTCTGTTATTTATGGGAGCAGTATGTTCGGAAGAAAAATCAGCCATAGTCATGGAGTATCTGCCAAG AGGGAGTCTCTTCAAAATACTTCATAGCTCGAATCAGCCATTGGACAAGAAACGTCGTTTAAGGATGGCGCTTGATGTT GCTAGGGGAATGAATTACTTGCACCGCAGGAATCCACCAATAGTACATAGAGACTTAAAATCTTCCAATCTTCTAGTCGACAGAAACTGGAATGTCAAG GTTGGAGACTTTGGGCTGTCAAAGTGGAAGAATGCAACATTCTTAAGCACTAGATCCGGGAAAGGAACA CCGCAGTGGATGGCCCCTGAAGTTCTCAGAAGTGAACCTTCGAATGAGAA GTGTGATGTGTTTAGCTTTGGGGTCATCTTATGGGAGCTGATGACTACTTTAATACCATGGGACCGTCTAAACTCTATCCAG GTTGTTGGAGTTGTGGGATTCATGGACCGACGGTTGGACTTGCCTGAAGGATTAAATCCTCGGATCGCTTCCATAATACAGGATTGTTGGCAAAC TGATCCAGCAAAGCGACCGTCGTTTGAGGAAATAATTAGTAGGATGATGGGCCTGTTCCGCAAAGCGGGGTCGAGtgcacaagaagaagaggattGA